The following coding sequences lie in one Pseudoxanthomonas sp. SE1 genomic window:
- a CDS encoding RNA methyltransferase, with amino-acid sequence MNTPVSFSNPVSLAASARLRVVLVGTQHPGNIGAAARALKTMGLARLVLVAPENYPAEEAYRRAAGADDLLADAAVVATLAEAVADCQLVLGCTARSRRVQLEEHPPRQAAALAVGRAATGGEVALVFGRERTGLSNEELQLCHAAVHIPANPEYSSLNLAAAVQVLAYELRMALLDGAPATAAFPVHPDDIPASHAHMEGFFAQLADTLDAIDFHKGRTPDSAMRKLRRLFAKADLNEQEVRLLRGILADAQRMARLAGVGGSGSLS; translated from the coding sequence ATGAACACGCCCGTTTCCTTCTCCAATCCCGTTTCCCTGGCCGCCTCCGCCCGCCTGCGCGTGGTGCTGGTGGGCACCCAGCACCCCGGCAACATCGGTGCGGCCGCCCGCGCGCTGAAAACCATGGGCCTGGCGCGGCTGGTGCTGGTGGCGCCCGAGAACTACCCCGCGGAAGAGGCATACCGGCGTGCGGCCGGAGCCGACGACCTGCTGGCCGATGCCGCCGTGGTGGCAACGCTGGCCGAGGCCGTGGCCGACTGCCAGCTGGTCCTGGGCTGTACCGCCCGGAGTCGACGCGTGCAACTGGAAGAACATCCGCCGCGGCAGGCAGCTGCACTCGCGGTCGGCCGGGCCGCGACAGGGGGCGAGGTGGCGCTGGTGTTCGGCCGTGAGCGCACCGGGCTCAGCAACGAGGAACTGCAGCTCTGCCATGCGGCGGTGCATATCCCGGCCAATCCCGAGTACAGCTCGCTCAACTTGGCCGCGGCCGTGCAAGTGCTGGCCTACGAGCTGAGGATGGCATTGCTGGACGGGGCGCCGGCGACAGCGGCTTTCCCGGTACACCCGGACGACATCCCCGCAAGCCACGCGCACATGGAAGGGTTCTTCGCCCAGTTGGCCGATACGCTGGATGCGATCGACTTCCACAAAGGGCGCACGCCCGACTCCGCGATGCGCAAGCTGCGTCGCCTGTTCGCCAAGGCCGACCTGAACGAACAGGAGGTCCGCCTGCTGCGCGGCATCCTCGCCGATGCCCAGCGCATGGCGCGCTTGGCGGGCGTTGGCGGATCCGGATCACTGTCTTAA
- a CDS encoding phosphate/phosphite/phosphonate ABC transporter substrate-binding protein has translation MGAASLPASITPASAAGDERVLVLGRISDDPKAHYEQLKPLLDYVVPRMRDVGITEGRILMARDAQQMTSYLRRGRVDWVTETAGTGMRLQERAGARPMLLTERGGVSRYHGVFFVRRDSGLERLADLKGRTVAFQNTASTSAYFAPSVALMEAGQRMEILLSPMDRPSADSVGYVFARSELNIAAWVHKRLVDAGVVSNLDWDDVRRMPPGFRRDFRVIHETQDFPRALEMVRGDLDPRVETRLREVLLEAANDPAARDALNVFFRTTRFLPVDPASQQALDNLRRGVARVREQVE, from the coding sequence ATCGGCGCAGCATCGCTACCCGCAAGCATCACGCCGGCCAGCGCTGCCGGAGACGAACGCGTCCTGGTCCTGGGACGCATCAGCGACGATCCGAAGGCCCACTACGAGCAGCTCAAGCCGCTGCTCGACTACGTGGTGCCGCGGATGCGCGACGTGGGCATCACTGAAGGCCGCATCCTGATGGCGCGTGATGCCCAGCAGATGACCAGCTACCTGCGCCGCGGCCGGGTGGACTGGGTCACCGAGACGGCGGGCACCGGCATGCGGTTGCAGGAGCGCGCAGGCGCGCGCCCGATGCTGCTGACCGAACGCGGGGGCGTGAGCCGCTACCACGGTGTGTTCTTCGTCCGCCGCGACAGCGGGCTGGAGCGGCTGGCCGATCTCAAGGGCCGCACGGTGGCCTTCCAGAACACCGCATCGACCAGCGCCTATTTCGCGCCCTCCGTGGCCCTGATGGAAGCGGGCCAGCGGATGGAGATCCTGCTCTCCCCCATGGATCGTCCGTCTGCCGATTCGGTGGGCTATGTCTTCGCGAGGTCCGAGCTCAACATCGCGGCCTGGGTGCACAAACGCCTGGTCGATGCCGGCGTGGTCAGCAACCTGGACTGGGACGATGTGCGCCGCATGCCACCGGGCTTCAGGCGCGACTTCCGCGTGATCCACGAAACCCAGGATTTCCCGCGCGCACTCGAGATGGTGCGCGGCGACCTTGATCCCAGGGTGGAAACACGCCTGCGCGAGGTGTTGCTGGAAGCCGCAAACGATCCTGCTGCCCGCGACGCGCTCAACGTCTTTTTCCGCACCACCCGCTTCCTGCCGGTGGATCCGGCATCGCAACAGGCGCTGGACAACCTGCGCCGTGGCGTCGCGCGCGTCAGGGAGCAGGTCGAGTGA
- a CDS encoding GGDEF domain-containing phosphodiesterase — protein MRALRFGLQARFLAAMAIMLVVVIALLATLLQRQKMMQQEVADLGRDAMHGMVEDSLRRHGEATVDQLGDALANPLYYFDLDAIGSIVRSAQKEPDVSYVLVYDNQGRIIHDGTADIAVYGQTMTDPLAYEAVNARSMHTQWSAQIVDVSEPIMIGSERIGGVRVGYSVASVRAYEEKAIAAARARLNELGARHLGWIALLLAALVAACVATMLYVQRTLIRPVRQLARAAHDIEVGNYNGERMTSERQDEVGELVRAFGTMSDSIARHDRDVRRMAYTDSLTGLTNRLAFRESLDHRLMMLRGAGRQLALLFADIDDFKRVNDTLGHEAGDEVLQLFAHRIRDAVEQMGGDDALLARFGGDEFVILIQDGDVRGSATRLAEKLVAELGRPIVVQDRQVFLGTSIGITLFPEDASGATALMKNGDIAMYQAKVAGKNCYRFYSRAMDQAVERRVRMEQELRGAWERGELSLMYQPVFRMADSRIVGAEALLRWQHPELGMVAPSVFIDVAEQSGLIESIGPRVLRAACTAAARWGTDRDALDPLFVSVNVSPRQLRSGDLPEVVAECLRDTGLAASRLHLELTETAVISDEAHASALLATLHRTGVKVWLDDFGTGFSGLSHLRRVPVDGVKIDRSFIADMLRDPDDLALTTAIIAMAHSLGITVVAEGVEKEGQFNLLRERGCDLAQGYWLGYPVTAAEFAQLVA, from the coding sequence GTGAGAGCGCTACGCTTCGGCCTGCAGGCGCGCTTCCTGGCGGCGATGGCGATCATGCTGGTCGTGGTCATCGCCCTGCTCGCGACGCTGCTGCAGCGCCAGAAGATGATGCAGCAGGAAGTCGCCGACCTCGGGCGCGACGCCATGCATGGCATGGTCGAGGACAGCCTGCGCCGGCACGGCGAGGCCACGGTGGACCAGTTGGGGGATGCGCTGGCCAACCCGCTGTACTACTTCGATCTGGACGCCATCGGCAGCATCGTGCGTTCGGCGCAGAAGGAGCCTGACGTCAGTTACGTGCTGGTGTACGACAACCAGGGCAGGATCATCCATGACGGCACGGCGGACATCGCCGTCTATGGGCAGACGATGACCGACCCGTTGGCCTACGAGGCCGTCAACGCGCGCAGCATGCATACGCAGTGGTCGGCGCAGATCGTGGACGTGTCCGAACCCATCATGATCGGCAGCGAACGCATCGGCGGGGTACGCGTCGGGTACTCGGTGGCCTCCGTGCGGGCGTACGAGGAGAAGGCCATCGCGGCCGCGCGGGCGCGCCTCAACGAACTCGGCGCGCGCCACCTCGGCTGGATCGCCTTGCTGCTGGCCGCTCTGGTCGCGGCCTGCGTGGCGACCATGCTGTATGTGCAGCGCACGCTGATCCGTCCGGTCCGGCAACTCGCGCGCGCGGCGCATGACATCGAGGTGGGCAACTACAACGGCGAGCGCATGACCAGCGAACGCCAGGACGAAGTCGGCGAACTGGTGCGTGCATTCGGCACCATGAGCGACAGCATCGCGCGGCACGACCGCGATGTGCGCCGCATGGCGTACACCGACTCGCTGACCGGGTTGACCAACCGGCTGGCGTTCCGGGAAAGCCTCGATCACCGACTGATGATGCTGCGGGGTGCGGGGCGGCAGCTGGCCCTGCTGTTCGCCGACATCGATGATTTCAAGCGCGTCAACGACACCCTGGGTCACGAAGCGGGCGATGAAGTGCTGCAACTGTTCGCGCACCGCATCCGCGATGCCGTGGAGCAGATGGGGGGCGACGATGCCTTGCTCGCCCGCTTCGGCGGCGACGAGTTCGTGATCCTGATCCAGGACGGCGATGTGCGCGGCAGCGCCACGCGCCTGGCGGAGAAGCTCGTGGCCGAGCTGGGCCGTCCCATCGTGGTGCAGGATCGCCAGGTTTTCCTGGGCACCTCCATCGGCATCACCTTGTTCCCGGAAGACGCCTCCGGTGCGACCGCGCTGATGAAGAACGGCGACATCGCGATGTACCAGGCCAAGGTGGCCGGCAAGAACTGCTACCGCTTCTACAGCCGTGCGATGGACCAGGCCGTGGAGCGGCGCGTGCGCATGGAGCAGGAACTGCGTGGCGCGTGGGAACGGGGCGAACTGAGCCTGATGTACCAGCCTGTGTTCCGCATGGCGGACAGCCGCATCGTCGGTGCCGAGGCGCTGCTGCGTTGGCAGCATCCGGAACTGGGCATGGTGGCGCCATCCGTCTTCATCGACGTGGCCGAACAGAGCGGCCTGATCGAGAGCATCGGCCCCCGCGTGCTGCGTGCTGCCTGCACGGCAGCCGCGCGCTGGGGTACCGATCGTGACGCGCTGGATCCGCTGTTCGTCTCGGTCAACGTGTCGCCGCGCCAGTTGCGCAGCGGTGATCTTCCCGAGGTGGTCGCGGAGTGCCTGCGCGACACCGGTCTGGCGGCGTCGCGTCTGCATCTGGAACTCACCGAGACCGCCGTCATCAGCGACGAAGCGCACGCCAGTGCGCTGCTGGCCACGCTGCATCGCACCGGCGTGAAGGTCTGGCTGGACGATTTCGGCACCGGTTTCTCAGGCCTGAGCCATCTGCGCCGCGTGCCGGTGGATGGCGTGAAAATCGACCGCAGCTTCATCGCCGACATGCTGCGCGATCCCGACGATCTCGCGCTGACCACGGCCATCATCGCGATGGCGCATTCGCTCGGCATCACCGTGGTGGCGGAGGGCGTGGAGAAGGAAGGCCAGTTCAACCTGCTGCGCGAGCGCGGCTGCGACCTGGCGCAGGGCTACTGGCTGGGGTATCCGGTCACAGCGGCCGAATTCGCGCAGCTCGTGGCCTGA